A stretch of DNA from Bacillus alveayuensis:
ATTTTGGCGCTCCAACAGAGTTTGAAGTGATTACAGCAATGGCCTTCTATTACTTTGGAAGAATAAACATACCTGATATCGTTTTATTAGAGACAGGACTTGGTGGAATGTATGATTCAACAAACATTATTTCTCCTCTTCTGTCTATTATTACAAATATTGGTCATGACCATGAAGAGATTTTAGGTACAACTTTAAAAGAAATCGCTGCTCAAAAGGCTGGAATTATTAAAAATGGTGTTCCGGTCGTTTCGGCAGTTGAACAGCCGGAAGCTTTACAAGTCATCGAGGAAGTATCGAAACAGAAAAAAGCGAAGCATTATTTGCTCGGTCGTGAGTTTTCGATGAAAAATGATGGTTGCTTGAGTATTCAAACTCCTTTTAAAACATATAATGAGCTTTCCATTTCAATGAAGGGCCCTCATCAAGAGAAAAATGCAGCCTTAGCCATCATGGCCGCCGATTATTTAAAGGTATATTATTCATTTATCATCGAAGAGGACGATATTCAATCAGGTGTAAAAAAAGCTTTTTGGAAAGGAAGATTTGAAGAATTATCAACAAGCCCTACGATCATCATTGATGGTGCCCATAATCCAGAAGGCGTAAAAGTACTAAGAGAAACGGTCCAATCTTATTATCCAGAAAAAAATATCGTCGTATTATTCTCGGTTTTACAAGATAAAAAAGTGAAAGAAATGATACAGGAGCTTTCCTCCTTTGCAGCAAAGATCATATTTACTTCGTTTTCTTTTCCAAGAGCACTTCGAGCGAAAGAATTATTTGATAAAGCCGAGTTTCAAAACAAGCAATATGAAGAAAATTGGCAGCAAGCTCTTACAAAAGCGATCTCAACACTTCATGATGATGAATTATTGCTTATTACTGGTTCACTTTATTTTATTTCCGATGTAAGAAAGTATATATTGGAAAGCATTATAAAATAAGCATCACAAATAAGTGATGCTTATTTTAATTTGTCATCATTTGTAGAAAACATTATTCTTGTAAACGACAAAAGTCTTGTTCCTTTTTGTGAAGTTTATGATAGCATGATGAATATAAAAGCCGCGCTCCACGAAAAGGTGGTGACATTTTGGACGAGCCAACTTCTCGAAAAATAGTAATTAAGTTCAATTGCAAAAATCAAGAAATTTCTCATGATGATAAAAAAGAAAGTCTGGACTCTGATTTAAAGGTTTCAAGCTGGGAAGAAAAAGTAAAAATGGAAAAGGAAGTAGCGGCAACGAGTGAAAAAAAAAGTGAGGAAGATGAAGAGTTTCCTTGGGTATTGCCAGAAGATCCAAAAGTTGTTATACTGCGGAAAGCTGAAAAAATGAAAAAAATAAAAAAGTTGACGACTTCTTATTCCTTTTCAGCTGGCTCACCCTCTTTAAAGAAAAATATACTGACGATTATTTTAGCCATTATCGTCGGCATTGGCTTTGGCACTTTTGCACTTCATTTGTTATCAAAGGATACCGCCAAATCTAATCATATCGTATTAGAAGAGTCGGAAAATGAAAAAACAATTCAAAATAATCAAGCTGTCAATATAGAGGAGTCTTCCTTGACAATACCGATATATATTATTCAGGTTGGCAAATATTCGAATAGAAGCGGAGCGGAGGCCGTAGCGTCGGAAATAAAAAAGAAAGGTTATCCTAGCGTGATCATCGAGGCAGATGGTGCTTTTTTCGTGTTTTCAGGATTAGCTCATACAAAAGAGCAAATAAAAGCATTAAAGCACATATTTTTAAAAGAAAATATTGAAACGTATGATAAAGAAATATCGATAAAACTTTCTGCGAAAAATGCAGATGAGACGAAAAGGATGATCGAAAAATTAATCGCTTATTCGGCATCCATGATGACAGGTATACAATCATTTCCACAACAAGATAGGGAAAAATTAAACGAAACGGCAAAACAAATGGAAAACCTTGATAGCTCCCTAGTATCTGCTGCGGAAATGATTTCAACAAACTCGCCAACTAGAGAGCAATTATGGGAAGTGCAACAGCTTCTTTTACAATTTTTTATAGAGAACGGTAAAATTCAGTAACTTTTAAGGCTATCAGTGTCAGACCCCTGTCAAACACTTATGGGATAGCCTTATTTTCGTTTTCTTGAACGGTCGTATTTTCTTACATGGTATTGTTGAAAATTAAATTTTCAAACATTGTGAAAACTTGGAACGTTTGATATGATACAAAATGTATCTTCCTATTTCTGATCGCTCGAAAGGAGATAGAATATTGCAAAATCTGATCCTCGCATCCCACTCTCCAAGACGTAAACAACTTTTACAATTATTAAATGTTCCATTTAATGTTTTAGGTAGTGATATTAAAGAGAAGATTGAGCCAACACAATTTCCAGAAGAAGTTGTACAGTCCCTAGCCTTTCAAAAAGCTTCATCCATTGCCAAGCTGTATCCGCACGCTTATGTCATAGGTGCTGATACGGTCGTTGTCTATCAAAACAATATTTTAGGAAAGCCAAAAGATGAAAAGGATGCATTCCAAACGCTTATGACCTTATCTGGACAAACACATCATGTTTTAACAGGTGTATCCATCTTCAATGGGAACCAACATCATACGTTTTACGAACAAACAGAAGTGACGTTTTGGAACTTAACGCAAGAAGAAGTAAAAGCTTATGTAAAAACGGGTGAACCGTTTGATAAAGCAGGATCCTACGGCATTCAAAAATTCGGTTCACTTCTTGTCAAAAACATAAAAGGAGATTACTATAATGTTGTCGGACTTCCGATATCTCGGTTATATAGAGAATTAAAACAAATGGGATTTCCTTTTTTTAACGCTGGAAGGGAAGGAATGATGGATAAGGAGGAATAGGTAATGACGATGAAAACGCTGTCCATTCATGACTTCCCTCAAGATGAACGCCCTCGCGAAAGAATGGTTCATGCTGGACCAGAAAGTCTTTCCAATCATGAACTTTTGGCCATCCTTTTAAGAACAGGAACAAAAAATGAATCGGTTATCCATCTAGCGAATCGGCTGCTAAAGCAATTTGATGGATTGCGAATGTTAAAGGATGCTTCTATTCAAGAGATTACGAATATCCCTGGAATTGGTACAGCAAAAGCCGTTCAAGTAATGGCTGCTATTGAATTAGGAAAAAGAATTCACCAGTTAACCTTTCAAGATCGCTATGTCATTCGCTCTCCTAAAGATGCAGCAAATTATGTCATGGAAGAAATGCGCTTTTTAACACAAGAACATTTCGTATGCCTTTATTTAAATACAAAAAATCAAGTCTTGCATAAAAGTACGGTTTTTATCGGAAGTTTGAATGCCTCCATTGTACACCCTCGCGAAGTGTTTAAAGAAGCGCTGAAACGGTCAGCTGCTTCCATTATTTGCATGCACAACCACCCTTCTGGTGACCCATCACCGAGTCGAGAGGATATTGAAGTAACGAAACGTCTCGTCGAATGCGGTAAACTCATAGGAATCGATCTATTGGATCATATTATTATTGGTGAACAAAAATACGTTAGCTTAAAAGAAAAAGGATATTTATAGCACTTTTTTTGATATTTAAAAGCCTTCCATAATAATATATTTGTGTTAGTTTTCCTAGGTTTATTTTCGATTGCTTTGCTGGAATTTTATACGTATGGTCTTTTTCTGATCATTAATGCAACGACGATGGGGTTTCATGTTTTTATTTATAACAGGTTATTTCCAACCTTAATGGTTAATGCGGTCATTTTCATTATGTTAATCTATCCTTTAAAAAAATTGATCTTAAGCCTTCAATTTTTCATTTTCAGCATATATAAAATGGTCAGAAATGAAAAATTTGCAAAATTGAATTTTTAATACTAAATAAAGTGTAGTAATGTGTTTTTCCTCTAGAGAAAATATGTTTTTCTCCAGGATTATTTGTGTAAAAACTTAATTTTAATGTTGATTAATAAATAGAATTTATCCATTTTTGGATTTTTACTCTATATTATTTTCTTACTGGTAAAAAAGTAAAGATTTAAATAAAATTGTTTAAAAGTGTAAAATAAATAATATTTTCATCCGATAAATAATTAGGGTAAATATACCTAAATAAAAATTGAATAGGGGAGATTTAAGTGTTAGTTGTAGATGCAAGAGGTAGGATAACTTATCCATCAAAAAAGTTATGGAAAGGACAAGTCCTTCGGTATGGAAGTAGAGGGACATATGTAAAGCAACTCCAAGAAATGCTCAATAAAGCAGGATTTAATGCAGGTAAAGTTGACGGAATTTTTGGAAAAAACACAAGAAATGCATTAATACGTTTTCAACGAGCTAAAGGAATTGCTGTTGATGGAGTTGCGGGAAAACAGACTTATAATACACTTATAAATCAATTGTCAGCTCAAGCAAAAAAGAAAGCTCAAAAAAGTACGTCTAGCAATCAATGGACAGGACAAACTCTTAGAATCGGATCTAGAGGACAAGCGGTAAAAGATTTACAATCAAAACTTAGTAAATTAGGTTATAATGTCGGGGCTATAGATGGTATTTATGGCAAACAAACTGCAGCTGCAGTTAAAAGTTTTCAAAGAACATATGGTTTATCTCAAGATGGAATTGCTGGAAAAAACACATATAGTGCAATGAACCAAGCTTTGCAACGAAGAAATACTTACAATAAAACTACTGTTATTGAAAATAGATATAAGGCTTTAGAAAATAAAGTCCATAACAAAAATTCTACTTGGAATGAAGTTTCGAAATCTTTAAAAGATATTGCTAAAATGGGTTATGACTTTATAATTGGAGATGATATCAAGACTTTAATAGATCCTAAAGCTAACACAGTAGATAAAGTTATTGCTGGATTAAGCTTTTTACCACCTGGGAAAGTAATTAAAGGTGCCTTGAAACTAGTAAAGGCAGGGAGTAAAGTAACCGTAAAACTAAATAAGGAATTAACAGTAATTGATGGAATAAGAAAAACTTCAAAATATGAAGATGTTACAGGACCGAGAAGTCGCGTTACAAATATTGAAACAGGTTTGAAGAAAAATGAGTTTGAGAGAAACTTAATTAATGATGGTTGGAAAAGGTCTATTGCAGGGGGAGGAAAAGTAACAATATTCGAAAAAGATGGGGCTCGATATGTTCTTAGGGATAATGCTAAATCAACTGGTGGTCCTACAGCTGATTTTTATCCACCAGGAAGCAAAAAATTTACTATGAAAATTAGATTAAAGAAATAATATAGAATGGAGCGATACAATGAATTTAGAAACTTTTTTTATACATGACACTAGTGAGTTTATAGAATTAAAAAATAATGTTAATAATAACTTTAAAGTAAAAAATAGTTTACCTAACAAAGTATTTCAAGAAAAATATAACTATTTTTTGTTTGAAGAGTTTGACTGGACTATGACTGATGATTTTTGGAAAGTAATTCAAAAAATATCTGTGGTCACAAATGATGACTATGTAATTACTGGAGTAATAGATCCAGATCCAGAAGAATTTTTTTACAATGAATATAATTATTATAATTGGGCCAAATTACCTCTTAATTTGACTTCTGAACAATATTTATCAGTTCTTGATTTAGGTCCCCAAAAAAATCCTTATGACTCAATTCAATATATATCTGAAACCGTTTTTTGGCTATCTTCTTCGAACAAATGGGCAATTTGGGGAGACAGAAGTTATGGTGTTTGTGTATTAGGAATTCAAGATATAAACATTATTGAAAAATTATTACCAATTTTAAAGACTTGGCGTTCAATCGATGAAAGTGTATTAAATTGGATAAAGATTAATTTTGATAATTATGTAATACCAAACGATTTTATAGATACTCTCACAGAAAATTACTTAAATAATAATAAAAAATAAATTTTTTTAAAGATGTAATTTTATAACTATATTTTTCTTATTCTTGAAATTAAGATTTATTAGTCTAAAAAATTATAACTAACAGCATCTTTATAGGATGCTGTTCTTTTTTAAAATATATATTGCAAATTTCCCTAGTATCATATATTTGATTTTACACTTTTTCTGCTGCTTAAAATGAATTCTGCTGCTTAAAATGAAGAAAGTCATCAGAATAGGGTAGAGAATTTCAATTTGTAAAATAAAAGGTTCAAACAGCTGCTTCCATTATTTGCATGCACAACCACCCTTCTGGTGACCCATCACCGAGTCGAGAGGATATTGAAGTAACGAAACGTCTCGTCGAATGCGGTAAACTCATAGGAATCGATCTATTGGATCATATTATTATTGGTGAACAAAAATACGTTAGCTTAAAAGAAAAAGGATATTTATAGCACTTTTTTTTTGATAAAATTACGTTATAATATTGTTTATGGGTTTTTAAGAATATCATTGATAGACCTTTTCAATACGACGTTAGTAATAATGGAACTTGTTCAGAAAGGGAGATACGTCCATGTTTGGAATTGGCAGTAGAGACCTTGGAATAGATTTAGGAACAGCAAATACGTTAGTGTTTGTGAAGGGGAAAGGTGTTGTTGTTCGTGAGCCGTCTGTCGTAGCTTTACAAACCGATACAAAGCAAATCGTCGCAGTCGGTAATGATGCGAAAAATATGATTGGCCGTACACCTGGTAATGTTGTTGCTCTTCGTCCAATGAAAGATGGAGTCATTGCTGATTATGAAACGACAGCAACGATGATGAAATACTACATAAAACAAGCAACGAAAAATAAGGGGCTTTTTTCGCGAAAACCTTATGTAATGGTTTGTGTTCCATCTGGGATTACAGCCGTTGAAGAACGTGCGGTCATTGATGCGACAAGACAGGCTGGGGCAAGAGATGCTTATACCATTGAAGAACCTTTTGCAGCGGCCATTGGAGCAAATCTTCCTGTATGGGAACCAACAGGAAGTATGGTTGTTGATATCGGTGGCGGTACGACTGAGGTTGCTGTTATATCGCTAGGCGGTATTGTAACGAGTCAATCGATTCGTGTTGCTGGAGATGAGATGGATGAGGCGATTATTAACTACATCCGTAAAAATTATAACTTGATGATTGGTGACCGTACGGCTGAAGCAATTAAAATGGAAATCGGCTCAGCTGGTTCTCCTGAAGGCATCGAAAATATGGAAATTCGTGGACGGGATTTATTGACTGGATTGCCAAAGACAATCGAAATCACAGCCAATGAAATTGCTGAAGCACTTCGGGACACGGTTTTTGCGATTGTCGATGCAGTAAAAAATACATTAGAAAAAACACCACCTGAACTAGCAGCGGATATTATGGATCGCGGTATCGTGTTAACAGGTGGTGGAGCGTTGCTGCGCAATTTAGATAAAGTCATTAGTGAAGAAACAAACATGCCTGTCCTTATTGCTGAAAACCCACTTGATTGTGTGGCAATTGGAACCGGAAAAGCATTGGAGCACATCCATTTATTTAAAAATCGAGCGAAAGATCAAAAATAGTTAGAGGTGTCATTCATGCCACAATTTTTATTAAATAAACGATTAATCCTTTTGCTCGTAGGTGTAATTATATTAGTGGCATTGATCGGTTTTTCCCTTAAGGATGAACGAAATCTTTCTTGGCCAGAACAATTTATAAAAGATACAACTGGACTTGTCCAAAGTGTATTCCATCGGCCCGCACAATATGTCGCGGGCTTCTTTGAAAATATTCAAGATTTAAAAAATACATATAAAGAAAATGAAATATTACGAAGCCAGTTAAATCAATATATGCAACTAAAAGAACGCATGCAAAGACTAGAGGAAGAAAATCAAAAATTAAAGGAAGAATTAGGCATTGTTAATGAAGGGAAGCTCAGCCATTATGAAGCTATTCGTGGAACGGTTATAGCCAGAAATCCTGATAAATGGAATGAACTGATCATCATTGATAAAGGAGAGCTTCACGGTGTAGAAAAAGATATGGCAGTCATTACGGCAAAAGGACTAATAGGAAAGGTAAAAAGTACGAGTCAATTTACTTCTACGATCCAGCTTTTAAGTGCTCCAGACCGGGAGAATCGAATTTCAGCTGTTGTGACAGCAGATAACGGCAAGGTTTTCGGTTTAATTGAAGGTTATGACAAAGATACGAAAGCTTTAGAAATGAAAATCATTGAAACGGATACGGAAGTGAAAGAAAAGCAAATGGTTTCGACTTCCGGAATGGGAGGGGTATTCCCAGAAGGACTTTTGATTGGAGAAGTGATGAAAGTTGAACCAGATTCTTACGGCTTAACGAAAATTGCATATGTTCAGCCGGCAGCAGATTTTTATGACATTGATCGAGTTATGGTTGTCAAGCGGGAGGCACCAATTATTGATTTAAATGATTTGACGAATAAGGAAGAAAAAGAATGATCAAACGATTTATTCTTCTGTTTGCGGTATTTGTTATATTTGTCGGTGAAAGTATTTTCGTTGATTTGATCCCGCATACATTTTTCCCAACTGACAAAATCGTAGTTCCGCGTTTTTTAGTATTGGTCATCATCGCTGTTACTGCTTATACAACCCAGTCCTTTGGGGCATTTTGTGGAATTCTTTTTGGATTTTTATACGATGTGTTTTATACAGAAGTAATTGGGATTTACACATTTGCCTTTCCAAATTTAGCTTTTGTAACGAAATTTGCTTTAAAAGCCTTCCATCATAATATTTTTGTGTTAGTTTTCCTAGGTTTATTTTCGATTGCTTTGTTGGAATTTTATACGTATGGTCTTTTTCTGATCATTAATGCAACGACGATGGGGTTTCATGCTTTTATTTATAACAGGTTATTTCCAACCTTAATGGTTAATGCGGTCATTTTCATTATGTTAAT
This window harbors:
- a CDS encoding DNA repair protein RadC (product_source=COG2003; cog=COG2003; pfam=PF04002; superfamily=102712), whose product is MHNHPSGDPSPSREDIEVTKRLVECGKLIGIDLLDHIIIGEQKYVSLKEKGYL
- a CDS encoding rod shape-determining protein MreB (product_source=KO:K03569; cath_funfam=3.30.420.40,3.90.640.10; cog=COG1077; ko=KO:K03569; pfam=PF06723; superfamily=53067; tigrfam=TIGR00904); this encodes MFGIGSRDLGIDLGTANTLVFVKGKGVVVREPSVVALQTDTKQIVAVGNDAKNMIGRTPGNVVALRPMKDGVIADYETTATMMKYYIKQATKNKGLFSRKPYVMVCVPSGITAVEERAVIDATRQAGARDAYTIEEPFAAAIGANLPVWEPTGSMVVDIGGGTTEVAVISLGGIVTSQSIRVAGDEMDEAIINYIRKNYNLMIGDRTAEAIKMEIGSAGSPEGIENMEIRGRDLLTGLPKTIEITANEIAEALRDTVFAIVDAVKNTLEKTPPELAADIMDRGIVLTGGGALLRNLDKVISEETNMPVLIAENPLDCVAIGTGKALEHIHLFKNRAKDQK
- a CDS encoding rod shape-determining protein MreC (product_source=KO:K03570; cog=COG1792; ko=KO:K03570; pfam=PF04085; smart=SM00338; superfamily=52540; tigrfam=TIGR00219; transmembrane_helix_parts=Inside_1_4,TMhelix_5_27,Outside_28_295) is translated as MPQFLLNKRLILLLVGVIILVALIGFSLKDERNLSWPEQFIKDTTGLVQSVFHRPAQYVAGFFENIQDLKNTYKENEILRSQLNQYMQLKERMQRLEEENQKLKEELGIVNEGKLSHYEAIRGTVIARNPDKWNELIIIDKGELHGVEKDMAVITAKGLIGKVKSTSQFTSTIQLLSAPDRENRISAVVTADNGKVFGLIEGYDKDTKALEMKIIETDTEVKEKQMVSTSGMGGVFPEGLLIGEVMKVEPDSYGLTKIAYVQPAADFYDIDRVMVVKREAPIIDLNDLTNKEEKE
- a CDS encoding rod shape-determining protein MreD (product_source=KO:K03571; cog=COG2891; ko=KO:K03571; pfam=PF04093; tigrfam=TIGR03426; transmembrane_helix_parts=Inside_1_4,TMhelix_5_25,Outside_26_34,TMhelix_35_52,Inside_53_58,TMhelix_59_81,Outside_82_100,TMhelix_101_123,Inside_124_135,TMhelix_136_158,Outside_159_173), which produces MIKRFILLFAVFVIFVGESIFVDLIPHTFFPTDKIVVPRFLVLVIIAVTAYTTQSFGAFCGILFGFLYDVFYTEVIGIYTFAFPNLAFVTKFALKAFHHNIFVLVFLGLFSIALLEFYTYGLFLIINATTMGFHAFIYNRLFPTLMVNAVIFIMLIYPLKKLILSLQLEHIED
- a CDS encoding DNA repair protein RadC (product_source=KO:K03630; cath_funfam=1.10.150.20; cog=COG2003; ko=KO:K03630; pfam=PF04002; superfamily=102712,47781; tigrfam=TIGR00608), yielding MTMKTLSIHDFPQDERPRERMVHAGPESLSNHELLAILLRTGTKNESVIHLANRLLKQFDGLRMLKDASIQEITNIPGIGTAKAVQVMAAIELGKRIHQLTFQDRYVIRSPKDAANYVMEEMRFLTQEHFVCLYLNTKNQVLHKSTVFIGSLNASIVHPREVFKEALKRSAASIICMHNHPSGDPSPSREDIEVTKRLVECGKLIGIDLLDHIIIGEQKYVSLKEKGYL
- a CDS encoding dihydrofolate synthase/folylpolyglutamate synthase (product_source=KO:K11754; cath_funfam=3.40.1190.10,3.90.190.20; cog=COG0285; ko=KO:K11754; pfam=PF02875,PF08245; superfamily=53244,53623; tigrfam=TIGR01499) yields the protein MFTSYEEARKWLHSRLTFGVKPGLERMKIMMEKLGHPERTVRYIHVAGTNGKGSTIAFLKEILQEAGFKVGTFTSPYIETFNERVSMNGNPITDEEFIQLANKLKPIVEEVEKTDFGAPTEFEVITAMAFYYFGRINIPDIVLLETGLGGMYDSTNIISPLLSIITNIGHDHEEILGTTLKEIAAQKAGIIKNGVPVVSAVEQPEALQVIEEVSKQKKAKHYLLGREFSMKNDGCLSIQTPFKTYNELSISMKGPHQEKNAALAIMAADYLKVYYSFIIEEDDIQSGVKKAFWKGRFEELSTSPTIIIDGAHNPEGVKVLRETVQSYYPEKNIVVLFSVLQDKKVKEMIQELSSFAAKIIFTSFSFPRALRAKELFDKAEFQNKQYEENWQQALTKAISTLHDDELLLITGSLYFISDVRKYILESIIK
- a CDS encoding septum formation protein (product_source=KO:K06287; cath_funfam=3.90.950.10; cog=COG0424; ko=KO:K06287; pfam=PF02545; superfamily=52972; tigrfam=TIGR00172); the encoded protein is MQNLILASHSPRRKQLLQLLNVPFNVLGSDIKEKIEPTQFPEEVVQSLAFQKASSIAKLYPHAYVIGADTVVVYQNNILGKPKDEKDAFQTLMTLSGQTHHVLTGVSIFNGNQHHTFYEQTEVTFWNLTQEEVKAYVKTGEPFDKAGSYGIQKFGSLLVKNIKGDYYNVVGLPISRLYRELKQMGFPFFNAGREGMMDKEE
- a CDS encoding hypothetical protein (product_source=Hypo-rule applied; superfamily=54001), with the translated sequence MNLETFFIHDTSEFIELKNNVNNNFKVKNSLPNKVFQEKYNYFLFEEFDWTMTDDFWKVIQKISVVTNDDYVITGVIDPDPEEFFYNEYNYYNWAKLPLNLTSEQYLSVLDLGPQKNPYDSIQYISETVFWLSSSNKWAIWGDRSYGVCVLGIQDINIIEKLLPILKTWRSIDESVLNWIKINFDNYVIPNDFIDTLTENYLNNNKK
- a CDS encoding peptidoglycan hydrolase-like protein with peptidoglycan-binding domain (product_source=COG3409; cath_funfam=1.10.101.10; cog=COG3409; pfam=PF01471; smart=SM00490; superfamily=47090), giving the protein MLVVDARGRITYPSKKLWKGQVLRYGSRGTYVKQLQEMLNKAGFNAGKVDGIFGKNTRNALIRFQRAKGIAVDGVAGKQTYNTLINQLSAQAKKKAQKSTSSNQWTGQTLRIGSRGQAVKDLQSKLSKLGYNVGAIDGIYGKQTAAAVKSFQRTYGLSQDGIAGKNTYSAMNQALQRRNTYNKTTVIENRYKALENKVHNKNSTWNEVSKSLKDIAKMGYDFIIGDDIKTLIDPKANTVDKVIAGLSFLPPGKVIKGALKLVKAGSKVTVKLNKELTVIDGIRKTSKYEDVTGPRSRVTNIETGLKKNEFERNLINDGWKRSIAGGGKVTIFEKDGARYVLRDNAKSTGGPTADFYPPGSKKFTMKIRLKK
- a CDS encoding hypothetical protein (product_source=Hypo-rule applied; cath_funfam=2.60.40.1640; pfam=PF05036; superfamily=110997; transmembrane_helix_parts=Outside_1_103,TMhelix_104_126,Inside_127_322), translating into MDEPTSRKIVIKFNCKNQEISHDDKKESLDSDLKVSSWEEKVKMEKEVAATSEKKSEEDEEFPWVLPEDPKVVILRKAEKMKKIKKLTTSYSFSAGSPSLKKNILTIILAIIVGIGFGTFALHLLSKDTAKSNHIVLEESENEKTIQNNQAVNIEESSLTIPIYIIQVGKYSNRSGAEAVASEIKKKGYPSVIIEADGAFFVFSGLAHTKEQIKALKHIFLKENIETYDKEISIKLSAKNADETKRMIEKLIAYSASMMTGIQSFPQQDREKLNETAKQMENLDSSLVSAAEMISTNSPTREQLWEVQQLLLQFFIENGKIQ